The Zea mays cultivar B73 chromosome 7, Zm-B73-REFERENCE-NAM-5.0, whole genome shotgun sequence DNA segment GATATGTTCTTGGAATTTATGCATACTTGCCAAAGGATAAAGTTTGACTCAGGACAAATTCACAAAGGCAGACTTAGCTACAATTCGAAATGGATGGCATAGAAGGTTGGATGATACACGACCAATGATTTTAGTAGTTACCCCCCCCACTAGATGTAAAACTTATGACTTTTTAAACAAGTTTGTTTTCTATCCACGAATCTGTTTCCTGCACCTTTAATGCTTGTTCGTACTTCGTGCATATGCAAGGTGTCTATCAATGCCGCCGTCGATTCCGTTGCTGTTGTTTCTAAAACAAAGCCTCATTGTCATATTAGTACTTTGGATAGAAGACAAAATTGAACATTAGCTTTTGAAATTGTTGCTAACCAAGCTTTTCGTTCTAGGACGAGGTCTTCGCCTGCAAAGACAGTTACAAAGAGGTTGTTCACCGACGTAGATGGAGGAAACACTGGCTCCAAGGATGTCGCGGATAGCGATGCTGCCCCTAGGTACCTTTTCCCTTGAACCTCTAGGTTGTCCATGAACGCCTAGGCAGCAAAATATTTTGGTTTCGATTCCTGTCCTAGACTAATATGTCCTAGACTATCTAATTGTAACTCTGTCCCCTTTTCAGCCCTACCAAAGATGCTTAGTCACAGAGGGACACGGGTCTTTTGGTCTCACAGTTGCAGCTGTTCGCTCTTTTGGATGATCGTTGTCTACTGCTTTTGTATCCAAGCTGTTGTGTACAGCTGCTTTCGGAAGGATATATGATACATGTTCATGTCCACAAGCTCGATACAGATTGGTCTAGAGCAGACTTAACAAGGTATGCTGGTTTGATCTTATGCTACATACTTCGTCTAGATCTGCACATTTTATGCGCCACACAATCGTAGTTCCACAACTTAGACTTTACATGATGAATCAACTGTGTCTGCACATTTTGTTACATGTAATAACTGTTAGACATTTCTACTAACATTGTTGTACACTTCTATTCTCGATTCGTCTTGTCTTGTCGCTGTTCTATTGCTACGTTTTTTTGTATTGATGGCTTACTCCAAAAAAAAATTAAGTGTTCTGAATGTTTATCACAACCGTGTTTCAGGTTACTACTAGATCATGGTTCGCCATCAATGCTATGAACCGGCCACGCTGGATTTCTATGCTTGTTGACGTGAACGTGCTTTCGCTCCCTTCATGTTTAAGCCTAAGCAGCTTGATGTGCTTGTGCCAATGACTTTTTAAGAACTGCGCAACTAACCAGCGCTTAAAACGTGCTTTTGTGTACAATGATCGTCTGCTTGTTGCATCGTACATGTATAGTCTATGTAGCTGCAAACTGTTAGGGTTATGTATTGTTGTACTGATCACCGTTTCGCAACTGCATGTACACTGTCTTTTACAGACAGTTGTGGAACCTTCGTCTGCACTGTATGTATTGTATTGTAGTATTGTATCCTACAATATGTTTGTGTTCCTACAACGCGTTTGTGTTCCTACACTGTGTTTATATATGATGTATTACATACTATGTCTTTGATCACCATAACATGTACTATATTTCGTACTGTCTAGATCCTCCCCATCGAGCAATCAACATGTCATTGATCGATTCGTAAGTCTGAATTTTGTCGTTTCTTTTTCTTACTGTATGCATTATATTTAACGATCTACTTGTGCATATATGCCTAATATTTCGCAGTATATTTCCTGATCTGCTTATATACCTTCTTGTAGGTTGTTCAGCTGAAGGCTTTCGATAGGTTTGAGAACACATCTGATGCTCAATCTGCGGCAACCCTTATTATTGATAGCAGGCCTAGCAAGGGTCTGCACAGGTTCTTGCACAAACATTGTGAGGGTGAAAGGTTAGCGGATCATGTATCCTGCTTGTTATGTTTTCATGGGATATACTTCTCTTGGTTTATAAAGAGTTAAAGACTGTACTATTTGTGGCATTTCACTTATAGACATTGGCAGGTAACATATCGGTAAGGAGGCCACTGAAACCAGCAACTGGAAAGCATGAGGACGTGCCTGCAGATCATCCATGTCATACCACTCTGGACGGAATGGAGAACATTTGTTGTTTTATCTTGGAAATTCTTACTGGCACTGGGTTGAACTTGAACGCTTACCATCTTTGATCTCTGAAATTCAGTATTTGAGCTCATAACAAGGTGCTGGAAAATGTTTGCTGGCTAGCAAGATGCAGTTTTTTTCCTGTTTTCTGCTGCTCTTTCcgttatgagttcaaatcattgtTTCTGTGTGTGGTTCTAAAATCTCTGAATTTATTTACCATACTCAGAAACTTGATGGCGAAGCAAGACATGTCAGAGCTTGGGTTCAGAACTATGGACGAAGCAGGTACGTCTCCTGACAAGAACAACAAACTGGAGAACCCTCCTAATCAGCCAAAGGATTAAAAAAATAGTTGTTTGGCTTTGATGTAGCTTTTGTATGTTTCTTCATCCGGGAGATCTGTCAAGATCTCAAACAAATAAGGGTATAATGAAAGGACGATGTTAGTTTACATAGTAACCAAATTTGAAACTTATCTGTTGGCTGTTTTGAGTTTTGACGTTCCTAAGGAGCAGTTATATGATTTATGTTGTGATTAAGGGCTGATTTGCACTTCAATGTCCTCTAAATGTGTCACTTCGGTCGTGAGGCCAGCCACGTCATACCACTCTGGACAGAATGGAGAAGGCGCACCAGGACTGGCTGCTACTGGCGGCACGAAATCTAAGGCTGATGAATGGGAGAAGGCAAAGCTTGGAAGAGTTACAGAGGAGTGAGTACGAtctgttttttttattattcTGAAGGTCACTCGATTGAAGCTATGCTAATATGGAGTTATGGACTTCAAATTTAGTTATGGACTTCAGTATTTGCTTCGTCGAAAGGTTACCATGTGAATGTTGATTACCTGTTTGTTCTAACTCTCACTGCTGGATTGGAAGGTTACCATGTGAATGTTGATGGACAGCATGTGACATCATTTCCATACCGCACTGTAAGTGGCTCTCGCTTGTACATGAATGGATGGGGAATGCAATGCAATATTAGTATTGGTGCACTGGCGTCTGTGTTTGGCACTTATGTTAGCTTTTGTCTCTTGTGATGTTGTTAGGGATTTGTTCTTGAGGATTCTACTGGCTTATCATTGAATGAGGACCTGGATGTGCAATCAGTGTTCGCGGGGACTCTGCCAACTACACATCCTAGCTTTTCTCCACAGAAACATCTAGAGTTgttacccagttggcaggcccatCCCCTTCCAGACGAACCAGTTGAGATTTTCATCGGTATCCTGTCAGCAGGCAACCATTTTGCTGAGCGTATGTCTGCTGCTCAGAAGTCGTCGAATGTTGTGGCCCGTTTTTTTGTTGCCCTGGTACATCTTCAAGACCAAACTTGAGTACTTTTATTTTTGTTGGACTTGTGCTGATTATTTTTCTTTTCTGCAGCATGGCAGAAATGAGGTTAATGTGGAGCTGAAAAAGGAGGCTGAGTTTTTTGGTGACATTGTTATTGTCCCATTCATGGATAATGATATCTAAAGATTTGTTCCTACCATTCATTCTTCAATCATGTATTGTTATCTTTTGAAAAAGAAAGGACATGTCGTTGTTTTTTGTAAAGCTACCAAAGCCCATATATTATGCGCAATCTTTTCCACGTTGAAAGACCATGCCTTCGAGTCCTTCAAGGCGACAGTAGAAAATTATGTTTAGTAGCACAAGGAGCACTTGTGTAGCTGAAAGGATTTTCCGTAAATAGAGCTTGAAGTCGTTCTGACTATATGTAATTGTAGTTAAAACATTTTATCACACAACTAGATGCACTACAGGTTATAACTGCTTGGTTCTCAAAAATTGAGGTGGCTGAAGTCCTTTGTACAAACATTATCTTAATGTGAAGGAGAGAAATTGAGGTAAGTGTTTTTCGATATAAACTCACACGTGATTTTGCAACGTCTGATATACATTTGTCTGATATACATTTGCATGGTAGAGCGCCCGATAGGGCGCCTTTTTTCTAGTATATATATAAGCGACCTAGCTAGCTCGTGGACGGACGGTGACGGCAATGGCGATTCCAAAGGCAACCTCCATCGTTCTGGCTATGGTGCTAACCCTTGCGATGGTGTCCCTGGTCGCGGAGACTACAGGATACGCAACTTTCTACACCCCAAGCTACACACGTATGTCCCAAAGCTGCCTGCTGCATTCAGTTGCCGTCTTGCTGATCAGTCGTCAGTTACTAATAATCTTGTAAATAACATACTCATCGCTTACTATATATAGTAAGATGCCCGTGCTTAGGATACGACAAAAATCTAAGAGACAATCTATATGAAGAAATGAATCTTGATCTTGACATATCTCATTATCTGTCAGAAGGCCAAAGGTTCGTGCAACCAATCATGTTTGTTGATAATCTATCTAAGAGAGTTATTCAAAACATACTTCTTATCAAGACAGTTAGGGAGTTATTTAGGAGAGGAAAAATATTGTATATTGATCAGATAGTTAACTAATAAAAGAAATCAGTTTTCTAGATGGGGTTCTCAGCCTAGAAGCATGTGCAGGCAAACTGGACAATCTCCTCATTGGTACCAGGCTCCTACCCCCAAACTGGTTGCATGGGAAAACCAGGATTTCAAAGCTTGCATAGATCACAAATTGGAAATTGTACTTAGCAATTAGCAGCCCCAACAACGGGAATTGTTGAAATCAATGAACAACCGATAGTTGGATAAAGTAAACCAATAACGCATATGCCCATGAGAACACAGATAAGCATTACAAGACTAAGGACACACCTTGGTCCATATACTCTCAAAGAGCTTATCCAGCTCAGTGTAGTTGGAGTTGTTTAAGCCACTGAAATAATCGGTCACAGTGCAACAATTAGCAGTATACAAAATAATGTTTTTCTATATAGTGTAAACAAAAGATGTCTATGTCTGACAGTGAAATAAGTAAACACAAATAAAAGCATTATTTTATATCAAGCAGGAACAAATGATTCCAGGTAGTAGAAGACACCAACGGCCTTATTGATACATTATTCCAATGGGCCAAACGATGAGTAAATGACAATAGTAAGAAGGTTAGGTAAGGTTCTGCTTCAGATGATTCATACCAGTGGGATGCAATGTTAATGATGATAAGAACCTTCCCCTTACTTGTAGGTGGTGAGGTCTACGACCGCTCGCATCCTGCACATGAGTAGCAAGAAAAAAACAACAATTAGACTCCTACAAAAACAAATCCGCTAGGTAATGGTTAGCAAATTCAGTCGTTTTGCAAGCCAATTAAATTAATCGACACCAAAATTCACACTAAGCTCCACACGAATCAGGAACCACTAAAAGCACCAAGCCTGGACTTATTAGCACAACACAACGATCTCGGGCTTGCAGCTGCAGGGCACGCCGCACGCAAAGCAAGCGCTCCATGCGAAATATTTTGGTCCTATGATCCTATTAGTATATCACCTCTGGAATCTACGCATAGAGACGTTCGAGGGTTGAGAGGGCGACAGGGGGGAATGGGACTGACCTTGACGACGAAATCGTGGACAGAGGTGGCGGTTGAGGAGGCGGGCGGGCCTAATCCGGGTCACTCTTGCGTGTGCGAGCAAATAGACCGGATGGGATCGGAGCCACAATTCCAGCGAGATCGACGGGGCTCCGCGGTTGATGGGGCGGAGACGTCGTCCTCGACGATCGCGGGGGCTGCGCTTCCGCCGGCGAATCCGACATCCAGGGACGTCTTAGGTGAGCGTGTCCGTCGCAGTGAAGACATACGTCGTGGAGGATTTGGCGGCAACCTCGTCGTTGGCGGCCTCGGCGGCGGCAGTCGCCTTGTCGTAGGCGCGTCCAGGCGGGGGGAGCTCGAATGTTTGATGGGACGGTTCACGGGGCCAGGGGTTGGACAGTGAAAGACACGAGGGACTGCGACTACGTTTTCGCGTGAGAGTACGTGCGTGGAGGATGATCCAATAAAGATTGGACGTCGGATGCATTTCAGTAAGAGAGAGTAGATAAATGAAATGATCTGGTACGTTGGTTTTTTATGGTGGGATTTTTCTGAAGATAATACGCTGTGTGGATTTAGCTGGGGCATGGGTGTGGGATGTTTTGTGTAGTgtacttagggcctgtttgtttaccccccagattatataatctggattaaataatcctaagaggcaaacaaacagtctagcttatttgcccagattatataatctaaccccttggattatgataatccataagcaagtgaggaggtgcttatttcagattattttttcccacttccccactaccctttcaagtttcctagaaattacccaccattgccattataatctaccgaatcgtttttgcgcctatCGGATCGGAGAAGCCCGCCGTCCAACAGAAACACGCCAgataatctgggtaaacaaacatgactactcagattatataatccaaattatataatccagattatataatcctccaaaaataatccagattatataatctattggggtaaacaaacaggcccttagctTAGTTTTAACTGGTGGGTTTAAGGGGTAGGGATATTGCGTGCGTGCGTGCATGCATGCCGCATGCAGCGTCGGCTTGCTACGGGTACCAGTACATGGGCACGATGATCGCGGCGGCGAGCGATGTCTTCTGGAACGGCGGCGCGGCCTGCGGCGACCGGTACGCGGTCAGTTGCAAGGGCGGCACCAACGAGGGCGTGCCGCACCCGTGCACCGGCCGGAGCGTCACCGTCCAGATCGTGGACCTCTGCCCCGCCGGCTGCCAGGGCACCATCCAGGGCCGTTCCTGGCTTTTTAGGGGCCCAGTGCGAAATTCGATATAGAGGCCCCATCcacacacaaatatatataattatacataTATTACCGAAATTTAacgtataaaaattattatgcactattttaaagtttataagataacagatataaaatatagcaaaaaacacttacttgttatatgatattattaaaaatattttctaacattttgtgatacaaagtcaTCGCTTATATCATCGAGATCAATCTTATCCAATAACTTTTTTCGATATATAGAATCGCCAAGCCATTTAACCTCTCTTAAGTTATTGTTGACCATAAATAGTTCATAAAAAATTaattttaaaaagcttctctcTACCAAAGCAACCATCATATGTATagtttagagcatctccaagagactagctaaatagcttgttaagctaaattttagctacttaaTAGTATAATAGCTCTTCAACAGAGTAGCCATTTAACTTGCTAAGCTATCTGGCTCTCTAAATTAACTCtctcactagccaaatttggctagcaacTCTCACT contains these protein-coding regions:
- the LOC100282588 gene encoding blight-associated protein p12 precursor (The RefSeq protein has 4 substitutions and aligns at 95% coverage compared to this genomic sequence), yielding MAIPKATSIVLAMVLTLAMVSLVAGTTGYATFYTPSYTPSACYGYQDMGTMIAAASDVFWNGGAACGDRYVVSCKGGTNEGVPHPCTGRSVTVQIVDLCPAGCQGTIDLSQDAFAIIADPDAGKVEIEYRRI